Below is a genomic region from Gemmobacter sp. 24YEA27.
GAAACGCTTGTGAGACCTCCTGCTTGCGGCTGGGCGGTCGCTGCGTGATGCAGTGCGGATAGGAGAAATCCGTACCGCTGCCGTCCGTTCGGATGATGCGGAAGCACTGCGTGCCATGTTCGGTCATCATCACTTGGAAATGGCTGAAGCCGCAGCCGACCTTCGCAACATACTCCGTATGGCGTTCGAGCAGAGCCGCAACGTCCAGAGCATCCTCGTCGTTGAGCCGCTCACCTGGCCGGTAGCGGTTCGCCTCGGCGCTGCCTGCTGCTGTGTCCGCGATCGGTGTGATGCAGACAGGGCAAACGTCTGGTGCGGGCGCGCCTTCGACGAAAAGCGATTCGGCGGCTTTCCACAAAGCCTGAAACACGGTTCCGGCCGCCTTATCGCGCTCCTCTGCTTCTTTGTCTTCGGCCGTCGTAAGCGTCGTGACGGCGGCATCGAAGGTTGGAATTACGCCGCTGACCATAGCCTCACCGCTATCGGCGTCGGTCGTTTCCAGCCACAAACTGGCGGCCGCACTGCGGATTTGCCGCAAACCGGCGAGTCCGATCTTGTTCTCCTCTGCTTTGGCGCGCGCCTCCAACTCGACATAGGCTGGATCGAGCGCGGCGAGGGCCGTGAGGATGAGCGCCGGGTCAAGCGGTGCAAGGATCAGCATATTGGCGTGGGAGAGAACCTCCGTCGTGTCCCATATTTTGACCGCTTGGGTCGTTTCCTTGGCGAGCTGGGTGTCAACGCGCTGGAGCGCCGTCTCGTCTTCGGCCGCGGTCTTGATCTGCGTCCGCAGCGAACGAAGGTTCTTTTGCACCTCGACCAGCGGGCTCAGTTGAAGCCAGTTGGCGACATCCGCGTAACGCTGCTCGGGTGTGTGTATTTCAACAAAAGTACGGAGTGCGTGGCCACGAATGATCGGCGGCACCGCCATGCAAGTATTGAGGGTAGTCGCTACCGCCGGAATCGGCCGCTTTGCACCTCCTGCCGCACGACTGCCGTTCGTGACATCCTTGCCCGAGATGAGGCCGATCGCCACGGTCGGGACGATCTTTGCTTCCTCGGCAAGATT
It encodes:
- a CDS encoding DUF3223 domain-containing protein, encoding MADPYFFQSLGLTGFRAYLQPKTFDFSKKRCLAIFAPNGSGKSSVIDALEFVLSKDGTLERLGQRAINNQAGPIALAHNLAEEAKIVPTVAIGLISGKDVTNGSRAAGGAKRPIPAVATTLNTCMAVPPIIRGHALRTFVEIHTPEQRYADVANWLQLSPLVEVQKNLRSLRTQIKTAAEDETALQRVDTQLAKETTQAVKIWDTTEVLSHANMLILAPLDPALILTALAALDPAYVELEARAKAEENKIGLAGLRQIRSAAASLWLETTDADSGEAMVSGVIPTFDAAVTTLTTAEDKEAEERDKAAGTVFQALWKAAESLFVEGAPAPDVCPVCITPIADTAAGSAEANRYRPGERLNDEDALDVAALLERHTEYVAKVGCGFSHFQVMMTEHGTQCFRIIRTDGSGTDFSYPHCITQRPPSRKQEVSQAFRRAARFDLYKARDAFFATHGDANGNATCAATGERITRDDAHMDHRPPMTFEVIVTTFLCGRGLSLDSVPLTTGQDDRVSPEVTDQTLSEAFRWYHSSVARLDLVRNTVNLAQASRHRLKDGRVSLASDAV